The genomic window CAGCGCAAGCGAGCAGGCGagcgcgggcgccgccgccgcgctctGCGGGCCCGTCGTCGCCTCCGCCAAGTCCTCGCTGAACACGTAACTCTTTGATCCAGTATGCGACTTCAAAATCCTGTAGTTAACTTCATTCAGGGATACCTGATTTTTGACGAAGTTGTACAGTCTGTTTATAACAACATATACATTTCCCTTGCTGTCGAATGTGAATCTGTCTACCCACTGAATGTAGTTTGGATCCCGGGCGATGGTGCGTTGGCCGACACGGAAGTCGACGGTGGTGTTCCATTCAGCGATTGTAGAGTTTCCAATCAAACCATAGAAAAGTACTCCAGATGAATCCATCTTCATGCCGTCAGTCTGAGAGGCTTTGTTACCGAGATCGACGACGTATGGGCGTATAGCATTATCACCCCTTTGGGCAAGTGTTTCATTTTGCAGCACCGATGCGTTTATAGCGTACAGGTGAAAACTAGACAACGGACAGTAATACACTTTTCTATCAACTTTACCCTCCTCATTCAAGTACTGGGGTCCAAGGGCTATCCCATCAATGTTAACGGGAAGGTTGACCGTGGTGCCATTGATGCGGAAAAATGTAGCTTCGGCGACAGAAGACATTGATTGGTTATCACGAATTTTCCACGATTTTTTGTCACTGCGACGAAAAACTATAATACCGGGATCGACAGCACTGTTGTCCGTGATGTACGCGTAATCACCATTACGATTATCCACGACGAGATCGTTCAGATACGTAGTGTTAGGATTGACCGAGTCAGCGGGGAACGGTATGCGTTCCATTTCTTTGGTATCACTCTTGAGGTCGATGAGCACAAGCGATGGCGGGCACTTGGGGTCCGGGTTTTGGGTTAGAGTGCCCACACGTCCGTTATCCAGGATCCACATAATTCCATTTTTGTCAATCTCTATGTTTTGCACGAATTGCAACGCGTTGCAGTCCCCAACAGCGTTCTGGCTCCAGCTAGGGAAGGGGCGCAGCTTGGGGGCCGTGTCCACCGGCTGCACGGGGATGGTCGCCAGTGTCGCCGGCACTCCGTCCAACATTCTCGGCATTGTCAGGTACAAATCGTCTTGGTAGAAGTTTATGCCAGAGATTAAAACGTTTTGGGGGATGTATCGGCTTGTATTGAGGGAGACCTCGCGGTCTTCCGGGGATTTCCATTCGAAATCGATTGCGTTCCATTCGTATATAACTCTGAACTGTTCGCGTCTTGGCGCGGGCGGTCGCGGGAATGTGTCGTTTTGCGCGGCCGCGGCAGCGAC from Helicoverpa armigera isolate CAAS_96S chromosome 2, ASM3070526v1, whole genome shotgun sequence includes these protein-coding regions:
- the LOC110375662 gene encoding protein yellow, with product MLALLLLAAVAAAAAQNDTFPRPPAPRREQFRVIYEWNAIDFEWKSPEDREVSLNTSRYIPQNVLISGINFYQDDLYLTMPRMLDGVPATLATIPVQPVDTAPKLRPFPSWSQNAVGDCNALQFVQNIEIDKNGIMWILDNGRVGTLTQNPDPKCPPSLVLIDLKSDTKEMERIPFPADSVNPNTTYLNDLVVDNRNGDYAYITDNSAVDPGIIVFRRSDKKSWKIRDNQSMSSVAEATFFRINGTTVNLPVNIDGIALGPQYLNEEGKVDRKVYYCPLSSFHLYAINASVLQNETLAQRGDNAIRPYVVDLGNKASQTDGMKMDSSGVLFYGLIGNSTIAEWNTTVDFRVGQRTIARDPNYIQWVDRFTFDSKGNVYVVINRLYNFVKNQVSLNEVNYRILKSHTGSKSYVFSEDLAEATTGPQSAAAAPALACSLALLALAHLLA